One segment of Rosa chinensis cultivar Old Blush chromosome 6, RchiOBHm-V2, whole genome shotgun sequence DNA contains the following:
- the LOC112173633 gene encoding protein WUSCHEL produces the protein MEPQNQHPTEDGSNKAVGSSANMLRRKSCTRWIPTTDHIRILKELFYNKGFRSPTIEQIQRICLQLKWYDKIEFKNVYFWFVNQRAREKQKKRSTSDVHVPMQRSGLVGDDNVTNWKHEDHYINFGSSAPASASSAGVMIAFNGQMGNYGGYGSMNMEKSARDCSISAGGETSSTFFDMNVEQTFMEQRGEDHQEIETLSLFPMHGEDIFGNMKTTSDGGLHEWALQE, from the exons atggaaccacaaaaccAGCATCCAACCGAGGATGGAAGTAACAAAGCAGTCGGGAGTAGTGCTAACATGCTTCGCAGGAAGAGCTGTACTAGGTGGATTCCCACTACAGATCatataagaatcctcaaggagctttTCTACAACAAGGGATTTAGGTCCCCAACTATAGAGCAGATTCAGAGGATCTGTCTCCAGCTGAAATGGTACGACAAGATTGAGTTCAAGAACGTCTATTTTTGGTTCGTGAACCAAAGGGCTCGGGAGAAGCAAAAGAAGAGGTCCACTTCGGATGTTCATGTGCCCATGCAAAGATCAGGGCTTGTTGGTGATGACAATGTTACCAATTGGAAACATGAGGATCATTATATTAACTTTGGATCTTCTGCacctgcttctgcttcttccgCTGGTGTGATGATTGCTTTTAACGGGCAGATGGGGAACTATGGCGGTTATGGATCCATGAACATGGAGAAGAGTGCTAGGGATTGTTCAATTTCAGCTGGAGGGGAAACTAGTTCTACTTTCTTTGACATGAATGTAGAACAAACTTTCATGGAACAAAGAGgagaagatcaccaggagattgaaaccctctcactgtttcccatgcacggtgaggacatctttggcaacatgaagactacttccgatggAG gccttcatgaatgggctttGCAAGAGTAG